In one window of Rhodopirellula bahusiensis DNA:
- a CDS encoding MFS transporter gives MDNRKKLLVAGILTLIAAGIGFGVRGGLLGIWAGQYGFTMTELGQITGGGLVGFGVVILFAGFLIDVIGYKKLLMAALVCHVVSAAMLFAATPVFNASGKDAVYAILYWSMFIFAVGNGICEAVINPLTATLFPKEKTHYLNILHAGWPAGLVLGGLIVFASGTVAWEILMATFLIPVLVYGFIVLTEPFPKTAAQGGDISYGGMIGRLIGPFFLILLIAHACVGYVELGTDSWINKITGSILNSESTGTTLFIYTSLLMTILRFFAGPIVHRISSLGLLLVSAVIGACGLYLISIGTNVGFMFLAASVYAIGKTFLWPTMLGVLGERYPNSATVGMAIMGCVGMLSAGLLGGPGIGYKQDFYASQQLQEAAPETFERVKAPNENQFLVFPAITGLDGAKSKMIQDGGKAIDADRELAGEDWQDPKYEELRKQYTWWEANSGFAEVDREPVSVATLYGSRMALRVTALVPCTMAVLYLILLVGFKAPKHDNEELVSELEAEAPA, from the coding sequence ATGGACAATCGCAAGAAACTACTCGTTGCTGGAATTTTGACTCTCATTGCCGCGGGAATAGGGTTCGGAGTTCGCGGCGGATTGTTGGGGATATGGGCCGGTCAATACGGATTCACCATGACGGAACTTGGTCAGATCACCGGCGGTGGTCTGGTTGGTTTTGGCGTTGTGATCTTGTTCGCTGGCTTCTTGATCGACGTCATCGGCTACAAGAAATTGTTGATGGCAGCACTTGTCTGCCATGTTGTTTCGGCGGCCATGTTGTTCGCTGCAACTCCTGTTTTTAACGCGAGTGGAAAGGATGCGGTCTATGCAATTTTGTATTGGTCGATGTTCATTTTCGCGGTTGGAAACGGAATTTGCGAGGCGGTAATTAATCCGCTTACAGCAACCCTCTTCCCCAAAGAAAAGACGCACTACCTCAACATCTTGCACGCCGGTTGGCCTGCCGGGTTGGTTCTGGGCGGATTGATCGTCTTCGCGTCAGGAACGGTCGCTTGGGAAATCCTAATGGCAACGTTCTTGATCCCTGTTTTGGTCTATGGGTTCATCGTTCTCACGGAACCATTCCCCAAGACAGCCGCTCAGGGTGGGGACATCTCTTACGGCGGTATGATCGGCCGACTGATCGGCCCTTTCTTCCTAATCCTTCTGATCGCTCACGCATGCGTCGGTTACGTTGAACTGGGAACAGACAGTTGGATCAACAAGATCACCGGCAGTATCCTCAACAGCGAAAGCACCGGAACGACGCTCTTCATCTACACATCGCTGTTGATGACGATCCTTCGCTTCTTCGCTGGTCCCATCGTTCACCGGATTTCATCGCTCGGGTTGTTGCTCGTGAGCGCGGTTATCGGTGCCTGCGGACTGTATTTGATCAGCATCGGTACAAATGTTGGCTTCATGTTCTTGGCCGCATCGGTGTATGCCATCGGCAAGACATTTCTTTGGCCAACCATGTTGGGAGTGTTGGGCGAACGTTATCCCAACAGTGCTACTGTCGGCATGGCGATCATGGGCTGTGTTGGGATGTTGTCAGCAGGTCTGCTGGGCGGTCCTGGCATTGGCTACAAACAGGACTTTTACGCATCACAACAACTTCAAGAAGCAGCTCCTGAAACATTCGAGCGTGTCAAAGCTCCCAACGAGAACCAATTCTTGGTCTTCCCCGCTATCACTGGGTTGGACGGAGCCAAGTCCAAGATGATCCAGGATGGAGGAAAGGCGATTGACGCTGATCGAGAACTGGCTGGTGAAGATTGGCAAGATCCGAAGTACGAGGAACTCCGAAAACAATACACTTGGTGGGAAGCCAACAGTGGTTTTGCCGAGGTTGACCGCGAGCCTGTTTCAGTTGCGACTCTCTACGGTAGCCGAATGGCTCTACGCGTGACCGCTTTGGTGCCGTGTACGATGGCTGTGCTTTATCTAATTTTGTTGGTCGGCTTCAAGGCTCCGAAGCACGACAATGAAGAATTGGTCTCCGAACTAGAAGCGGAGGCTCCAGCCTGA